CACTAGCTAACAAATATGAAATGGAAAAGGAATGGAATAGTGTGTTGATCTCACTCTCTGTCCTTTACTGTAGAAAGGGGGGTAAACCAAACAGCCTGTATCAATTGTGCCGAATAAATTTACTTTTCTCCAAAGCGGACAATACAAATGAGCTAGTGTGCATCAAACTAGGGACCATGAAGAGAGATCTATAAAGGGCCATATGGGATTTATTCTCCAAATTGCGCATCTCAAATAACTTGATCTTCATCATCCTCCTCATCATCATGGCTTACCTCCGCATATTCCTCAAGTGATGATGCTGTATTCAGTTCACCAACCTTCATGTCATCTTGAGTTAGGTTTTTCTCTGAACCCTGTGACTTCCCTTTGTTCATCTGTTGCATAGACTTAAGATGCACACTAAGAATCTCAGAAACATCATGAAAGCAACATAATCATACAACAGACATCAATGTGATGGAACTCCAGCAAAGCAAGATACTTTTACACTGCTTAGCACAGTAGATATCACAAATGGTAAAGGGGAAATGAAGGAGTATTTGCAACCTGGTAATACATAAAGAAGATGgaaagttaaaaaaaagagGAGGATGTCATGTGGGCTTATACTATCAAATGGTACAATTAGATAGTAAATAAATATGAGAACGTGAGAAGTAAATCAACTGTCCCCTTCCCATTCATTGAACCAACCAATCGTTACATATAGACATTCACTTCTCAAAATCCATTTCATGGCTCATGGAGACGTACTCTTTAATGGGTATTATGCAATTAAAAGTAGCCAGCAGGACAGTGACTGCTGTAGTCTGCCACGTGTTCTTTTCAATTATTGGCATCAGTTGGACACTACCTCAGGGTATCAAGGAAGCAGTTGAAAAATGGTACTTTTGGAAAGTCAACAGGGCCATCAAGAGTATCAGGAAAATTCTCCCAGCTAGCATATTCTGGTGTGTATTTTGACAGAACTTCAGATGTTTTGATCGCATTTCAGCTCCTATATACCCTTGAAAGCTAGATGTCTGCTGTTTCTTTTTAGTTGGAGTAATCTCTATTGAAATTATGTTATTCCCTTTCTAGACTTCATTGGCTCACTGTGCCTGGCTAAACtaccattttcattttttggttaGATTCCAGTGTTTAGTATAGAAATGCTGTATTTGGAGCTAACATCCCATCTTTGTACtttttgcatcttcttgatgccaaGAGAACATCTTACTTGATCAAAAAACGTTTTGTTCAGCTTTAAAAATCAACTTTAAGCATAACTACTACTCCATATGTACACATAAGCAGACAATCCAACATCCAGAGAACAAAAATATGCTTATGCGTACAGACTATAAATGCACTAACCCTCTTCCAACTATTTTCAATCCACTCCAGGAGAAACAAATAGAAGAGAATCAGGTAGATCCAAAAGAGGTAAGAATGAAAATGACCATTAACAGTCATCTACATCATTTGTATTTGCAAGAACAAGGTGACGTACAATTTACATGTTAAAGTTGGTTTTCATCTGACATACAATATTTGAGAGACCGGCATTAAGGAGGATTATAACATTCAAAATTATGCTAAATATTgttccctccgtttcaatttgtttaactGGTTTTGACTTggtacggagtttaagaaagtagaatcttgtggtcttgaaCTAAAACATATGTAAATGTACCAAACTAAAAATAGCCCATGTGCACACAAGGTGCTCAAGCACCATTGctattaagaaaaaagaaaaacagacAAATGAGCGAGTGTAGAAACTAGAACGACTGATAATTGTTTGTCTAACACACATAGCACGAAATTGTTTTTTCTATCTAGccataaatattttcttattgaatAATTGCCATTGTGGGTCGAGTTTGGGGTTGGGGGCGATCTAGGAACAAGGACAAGATAGGTCTCCCATACAACATTTATCATAAAGTTAATTCAGCAGAAAATTCTCTTACAGCACGTAGAAGTGACCGCCTATCCCGTTCTCGAGCATTCTTGATAGCCTGTAACCAACAATAATACATTAGATTCATAGGTTGACAAATGGACCCACTGATCATAAAGATGACAGAGAAGCATAAGGATAAGGCTATGAAAACAAACCTCCTCAAGAGCTTTTTTCTCAGCCTCTACTTCTGAAACATCTCTATGAGAAACCAATAATAAGCATATGAGATGTCTTCCACAAACAATGTTCATCATTTAAATTGAAGCAAAATAGAGattcaaaaaattgagaagataAGGGGGAAAAGGAGGAATCTTTAAACCTTCCAACCACTTGACCAACACGACATGAACACTTGGCACATACTTTATGCTCCTTTGCACAGCCTgtgattttacaaataaatgcAAAAACATCAAACAAAAACTACACAGATTTGAATAAGGCATAGAGGATTTCATTATGTTGTAACAAAAACAACTTCGCCTCAATCCCAAAATAAGGTGGGgttggctatatgaatcctcatttCACCATTTGAGTTGATatcatattatttcattatactataacaaatacatataaaataaaataaatcatatgtaAAAGAAGTCAAAACTAACCATTGCAGAGATTGTGGTAAGCTTGACGCACGTTTCTTTTCGAACACTTCTGACTAtcagaaatataaaaaaaaaataaaaaacaagagCATAAGTCAGTGACTGCTGAGTACCATGGTTCACTAATTTCAATGAACATAGTATAACTATGTACTATAGAAATTTTAACCAGCTATATATGCGTTTCGCTAACCTCGAACATTTTTATCTTCTACAAGTTACCcttaaaacaaactaaaattaGGCATTTTTAGTAAATGAAAAAACTGTTGATAACCAATTCAACCAAAAcaaaaccaaataaaataaaattgagaagtAGAAGTTTACCACTTAGCAGGTTCAGTAATGGCTTTGTATTTTCCATACTTGCGCTTCCAATCAATTTGATCTCTACAACGAAGACATACTCCTGTTATTTCTGAGAGAGGCCTAAATTTTCCACCCACTTCCTGCAAATAAAAGCAACACCAACAATCAATCATTCAGACCCACCAAAATGTTGACTAGCAGTTTGGTCGCCGGAGAATAAAAGTAGACGTACCGTTTCATTGATTTTGATACCGGCGTTAGGTTTCCAGGCGACTTTGTTCTGATGCTTCGGCGGCCCTTTTCTTACGCCGCTCATCTTTTTCTCTTCAAAAAGTTTGAACTCCTGTGGAATAGAATTTATTGGGCTAAAGAAATATGACgttatttattttcttgggCTAATTTCGGATGTAGCCCATGGACTTGCATATCACAAACGGCCAAAAATCCATGTTTTGCTCTTTAAATAGGttgattctctttttttttttattgagcaaattttaggaataacaaacataaatatcaTATTAGAGCTCTATAGCTACACTTTTGATGTTTGAGCTTCATAGCAAACAacatctgatttgtataaatcgcagGCATATGATTTGCAGACatctaatttgtataaaatcgcagcgattgtatatgtatatcggttagataattgtaaaTATGtactactatgtatatgtatcaatgattgtgtttgtatgtATATCTAGatagaatttgaatttgtgtacaattgaatcgagttaaaacatttgtatttgtatatcaaatctctctttatacaaatacaaattataaattgtattttgtataatttgagtttgtataaagcgagaaagagagaaagacaaaagagaactgagAAGAGGaagatttgtatttatataatcataagtgtataggacgaagatatatctatttctatttgtatatatagttCTCTCTccttttatacaaacgcaaccacaatttatacatttgtgtttgtataaagtgagagaggtgagtCAGAGAGTGGCGGAAGAGATTcaggggagagaggcgaatgacaaaAAGTTTGCTgagaattgaaatgaaatgaaactgTAGTTATAGCATTTATATTNTGTACAGGACGAAGAGATATCTAtttctatttgtatatatagttCTCTCTccttttatacaaacgcaaccacaatttatacatttgtgtttgtataaagtgagagaggtgagCCAGAGAGTGGCGGACGAGATTCCAGAGAGTGGCGGACGAGATTcaggggagagaggcgaatgacaaaAAGTTTGTTgagaattgaaatgaaatgaaacagTAGTTATAgcatttatattgaattaatagtttggtATAATGCACAATTTTCCCTTCTTATTTTTGCactctaataataatattaggCATAAGTAAGTCGTGTTGGGGCATAAATTTTTTGGAATATTTTGATACAAAAATTAATGAGTGACTTTTAgaaatagcaaacataaaaatctatCAGCGTTCTATAGCTATAATTTTGTTATGGAgcatctgatttgtataaatcgtagACATTTGATTCGCATGCATCTGATCTGTATAAAATCGCATCAGTTTGTATAAATTGGACGTTTGTGTCtatgaaaattgtgtttgtatatgcATATGTTCTTTGTGTTAGGctagagtggcgagtgagattagaagagaaaggagagaggagagaggcgagcgagagagggcaggaagtggagagaggtgaattatatatgtatatcagttacataattgtatatatgtaactactatgtatatatatatatatatatatatatatatcaatgattgtgtttgtatatctgcataaaatttgaatttgtatacaattgaatcgagttaaaatatttgtatttgtatatcgaatctctctcttgctttatacaaacacaaattgtaCATTGTacttgtataatttgtgtttgtataaagtgagaaagagaaagaattgagagtggcgagcgagattcaagGGAGAGAGACAAGAATGACAAAGTGTTTGCtacgaattaaaattaaataaaattttagttataacatttattttgaattaatattttcctataatgcacaattttctcaaaattaaacgTATGCCttgcaaaaaaaatagttatttgtTATAAGGAGCATAATTAGAGAtcagaaatatatatatatatatatatggtaaaaATGTAAAcggcctcaattttttttcctcttattttCTTGTATGTATAATTACAACTCTCGAGTTGGGAACTTGGGATTCTTGTGAACTCGGCATGCCATGTGTACACTTGTAGCcgtaatgtaatttaatttgttattataaattatttactttttttttgttgatccTATTTGGTTCAAATTATATACTTTTATCAGTGCGTAAAatataacttaattattttagtttggtCAGTTTTAATAACAAGCGGTCAATCTCGATGTCTTTAATCTAAAACAGTCACAAAAGGTAGGTTGGAAAATAAATGGTGAACCAATTTCAAGTTGTATTACTTTTCTATTGTTCTACCTCATATAACAAGTGATTTAAGAACTACtgtattttttataaaagagaTGACCTCGTCAAACAATGAGAAAGAAAGGTGCACGGTTATGAAATGGGGGCCATGTACATACCCATTAAATTGGAAATGGAAATTGCATCAGTTTGGTGTATACATTTAATGTGGATAAGTTTTTTCcattaaattacaaaaagaGCCTGAAAAACAAAATACATGTAATTTCAATGTATCGAACTATGATCATAACAATTTCATCGACCCAATGGATTGACAATCTCAGAGAAAAGGGCAACATTGTTCACTTTGGCACTCCTACTGACCGACATGCTTGTCAAATTTCTTTCAACTTCACTTAAATCTGAGAATATCTCATCTTCATTCATAGCATCACCATTAATAATCAACGGAAAAGAGGATCCTTCCACCTCATGATCTGCACCCTCTTGAACCTGTAATGCAAATTCTAAAGTTTTTACAACATCACCCATTGATGGCCTTTGAACCCCTTCTTTTCTCAAACAATGATATGCCAATTCTGCAAACTTCCTTAAGCATTCTGGGGCTATTTGTCCTTTCAAGTTAGGATCAATTATTTCTTCAAGTTCTCTCTTTTTACAACTCCTACAAGCCCATTCAGCCAAATTCACTTGCCCACTTGGCAAGTTTGGATTTATTGCTGGCCTACCGCATAACACTTCAAACAGAACCACCCCAAAAGAATAAACATCTGATTTTACTGTCAATCGTTGACGCTTGTAGTATTCAGGATCTACATACCCAAAACTTCCTTTCACTGCAGTGCTAACATGGGTAATATCTGTCCCACCTACTGAACCTACTTTGGACAATCCAAAATCGGACACCTTGGCGACCCATTTATCGTCCAATAGGATGTTAGTTGACTTGACATCTCGATGAATGATCATATGTTTGGTACCTATAACAGCAAAATGAACTCACTTTTAAGCAATTCACTCAAATTTAAACGATCTTAATTGTAAATTGCCTATAACAGCAATGCAGTCATGACATGTTTATCAATTTATTGATTACTTACCTGAATGAAGGTAATATAATCCTTTAGCTGCACCAATGCAAATGTCAAGGCGTTTCTTCCATGGAAGAGGAGCATTGCGAGTATTGTACAAGTGATCACGAAGAGTTCCATTAGCCATGTAATCATAAACCAAGATCATCTCATTCTTATCATCACAATAACCAATTAAGGACACTAGATGTCGATGCCTTAG
The Solanum stenotomum isolate F172 chromosome 12, ASM1918654v1, whole genome shotgun sequence DNA segment above includes these coding regions:
- the LOC125849187 gene encoding uncharacterized protein LOC125849187; amino-acid sequence: MSGVRKGPPKHQNKVAWKPNAGIKINETEVGGKFRPLSEITGVCLRCRDQIDWKRKYGKYKAITEPAKCQKCSKRNVRQAYHNLCNGCAKEHKVCAKCSCRVGQVVGRDVSEVEAEKKALEEAIKNARERDRRSLLRAMNKGKSQGSEKNLTQDDMKVGELNTASSLEEYAEVSHDDEEDDEDQVI